One window from the genome of Thermaerobacter marianensis DSM 12885 encodes:
- a CDS encoding NADH dehydrogenase subunit 5, which yields MAWWTLAGSWGLAVASAAVWNLRRMPEGYGRLHVGIMLLPIAAALWGLRTAPAVIEVGPWRVDALGWMIALYVAALSAAIQRFTLRYLLGDRSYRQVFLLLTLTTGAAAFTWVSDDVRLFVLSWTLMGAGLVALVALKREWMPAKVVALTMAKVFALSALACAVAMGWLAWATGSWRLSEAMAHAAALGRGHQVGIGVLLVVAALLHAGQWPFHRWLLESAVSPTPVSAVMHAGIVNAGGLLLARSAPLLDAAGSGVAVALLTVAGLSALLGTAISLVHVDYKRQLVASTMAQMGLMLVQAALGAYEAAIAHLVLHGLFKATLFLRAGSAVPRPEERVYAPGSGRPVHPAVGALFGGLAGGAFWAEASGEPARLLSALFFGAAVALAWGQVPIYREGRWLGVAAAALMALASEGVRVTLAEGVRVALPPGTSPSPVVEGLAAVLFATGAGLLALVARRRTTGAFVRLYMTLVSLGEPRPAAMDRHPRYLAAYVKEAILR from the coding sequence ATGGCATGGTGGACTTTGGCGGGTTCCTGGGGCTTGGCGGTGGCGAGCGCGGCGGTGTGGAATCTTCGGCGCATGCCTGAGGGGTATGGTCGCCTTCATGTGGGCATCATGCTTCTCCCGATCGCCGCGGCGCTTTGGGGCCTCCGTACCGCGCCGGCCGTCATCGAGGTGGGGCCCTGGCGCGTCGATGCCCTGGGTTGGATGATCGCCCTCTACGTGGCCGCCTTGAGCGCGGCGATCCAGCGCTTCACCTTGCGTTACCTGCTGGGAGACCGGTCCTACCGGCAGGTGTTCCTGCTGTTGACCCTGACCACCGGGGCCGCCGCGTTCACGTGGGTGAGCGACGACGTGCGCCTGTTCGTCCTGTCCTGGACGCTGATGGGCGCCGGCCTCGTGGCGCTGGTCGCCCTGAAGCGGGAGTGGATGCCCGCCAAGGTGGTGGCGCTCACGATGGCCAAAGTCTTCGCGCTCAGCGCGCTGGCGTGTGCGGTGGCGATGGGTTGGCTGGCTTGGGCGACCGGATCGTGGCGGCTTTCCGAAGCCATGGCCCACGCGGCGGCGCTCGGCCGCGGCCACCAGGTCGGGATCGGCGTGCTCCTCGTGGTGGCCGCGCTCCTCCACGCCGGTCAATGGCCCTTCCACCGGTGGCTGTTGGAGTCGGCGGTCAGCCCGACCCCGGTGTCGGCGGTGATGCACGCCGGGATCGTCAATGCCGGGGGACTGTTGTTGGCGCGGTCCGCGCCGCTCTTGGATGCCGCGGGATCCGGAGTGGCCGTGGCCCTTTTGACCGTTGCCGGCCTGTCCGCGCTATTGGGTACGGCGATCTCCCTCGTGCACGTGGACTACAAGCGCCAGCTGGTGGCCTCCACGATGGCGCAAATGGGGCTTATGCTTGTCCAAGCCGCCCTTGGCGCCTACGAGGCGGCCATCGCCCACCTGGTGCTCCACGGCCTGTTCAAGGCGACGCTGTTCCTGCGCGCCGGCTCCGCGGTGCCTCGCCCGGAAGAGCGGGTGTACGCTCCGGGGTCGGGGCGACCGGTGCATCCGGCCGTCGGCGCGCTCTTCGGCGGCCTGGCAGGCGGTGCCTTCTGGGCGGAGGCGTCCGGCGAGCCGGCGCGGCTCCTCAGCGCGCTCTTCTTCGGTGCGGCCGTGGCCCTGGCCTGGGGGCAGGTCCCCATCTACCGGGAAGGACGGTGGCTGGGCGTCGCCGCGGCGGCCCTCATGGCCCTCGCTTCCGAGGGGGTTCGCGTCACCCTGGCGGAGGGGGTTCGCGTGGCGCTCCCGCCTGGCACGTCCCCTTCGCCGGTGGTGGAAGGGTTGGCCGCGGTGTTGTTTGCAACCGGTGCGGGGCTGCTGGCGCTGGTCGCTCGCCGCAGGACCACCGGTGCCTTTGTCCGCCTGTACATGACCCTCGTCAGCCTGGGGGAGCCGCGCCCGGCGGCCATGGACCGTCACCCGCGCTATCTTGCCGCTTACGTGAAGGAGGCGATTTTGCGATGA
- a CDS encoding NifU family protein — MRELVEQALESIRPAIQMDGGDIELVDVDENGVVRVRLIGACVGCPMSIMTLKAGIERILRERVPGVTDVEAV; from the coding sequence ATGCGTGAACTGGTGGAACAGGCGCTGGAGTCCATCCGGCCCGCCATCCAGATGGACGGCGGCGACATCGAACTGGTCGACGTGGACGAGAACGGCGTCGTGCGGGTGCGCCTCATCGGGGCCTGCGTCGGCTGCCCGATGTCGATCATGACGCTCAAGGCCGGCATCGAGCGCATCCTGCGCGAGCGGGTGCCCGGCGTCACCGACGTGGAGGCCGTCTGA
- a CDS encoding DUF2294 domain-containing protein, with product MHRTKGWMESEISKALTKWEKEFLGRGSVSVKTDILRDLIVVSLHGVLTPAEYALCETMEGRLAVKRTRNGLVESGVDELKEIILRITGEQVKSFHTDLSTRTGERIMVFRLEQDLEKKLTNGEPQG from the coding sequence ATGCACAGAACCAAGGGCTGGATGGAGTCCGAAATCAGCAAGGCGCTAACGAAATGGGAAAAGGAGTTCCTCGGTCGCGGCTCGGTTTCGGTCAAGACGGATATCCTGCGGGACCTGATCGTCGTCTCGCTGCATGGCGTCCTCACGCCGGCGGAATACGCCCTGTGCGAAACAATGGAGGGGCGGCTGGCGGTCAAGCGTACCCGCAACGGCTTGGTCGAATCGGGCGTGGACGAATTGAAGGAGATCATCTTGCGCATCACCGGGGAGCAGGTGAAGAGCTTTCACACCGATCTCAGCACGCGGACGGGCGAGCGGATCATGGTGTTCCGCTTGGAACAGGACCTTGAGAAGAAATTGACCAACGGCGAACCGCAAGGGTGA
- a CDS encoding PPC domain-containing DNA-binding protein, with product MAEFGVQRVLMGRLRRGDDILEALAGLARQHGITTGWIQLLGAVERARLAFYEQAQQVYRDFTLDEPAEILAGTGNISRLAGSDEPFVHLHLTLGDGQGRAWGGHVLEGTRVFACEYAIWVLSGPALERHPDPETGLKLWRPA from the coding sequence GTGGCGGAGTTTGGCGTGCAGCGCGTCCTCATGGGGCGCCTCCGGCGCGGCGACGACATCCTGGAAGCCTTGGCTGGTCTGGCCCGGCAGCACGGGATCACCACCGGCTGGATCCAGCTGCTCGGTGCCGTGGAGCGGGCGCGCCTCGCCTTTTACGAGCAGGCGCAGCAGGTCTACCGCGACTTCACCCTGGACGAACCGGCGGAGATCCTGGCCGGCACGGGGAACATCAGCCGGCTGGCGGGTTCGGACGAGCCCTTCGTCCACCTGCACCTGACCCTGGGCGACGGCCAGGGCCGGGCGTGGGGCGGCCACGTGCTGGAGGGAACGCGGGTCTTCGCCTGCGAGTACGCCATCTGGGTGCTCAGCGGGCCCGCGCTGGAACGGCATCCCGACCCGGAGACGGGCCTGAAGCTCTGGCGTCCCGCCTGA